A stretch of the Corylus avellana chromosome ca6, CavTom2PMs-1.0 genome encodes the following:
- the LOC132185802 gene encoding probable beta-1,4-xylosyltransferase IRX10: MGSIGNKGRPLASHQAPLCTRTHQIGSLLLVVTTFFITRLLDGSSPPCPYISANLIPTPQSHVGLTPGGSLSWPERGYGSHLSLKIYVYDEDEIDGLKPLMYGRDGRITAEACSKGQWGTQVKIHKLLLKSRYRTRKKEEADLFFVPAYVKCVRMMGGLNDEEINQTYVKVISQMPYFRRSGGRDHIFVFPSGIGAHLFRSWATFINRSIILTPEGDRTDKKDTSSFNTWKDIIIPGNVDDRMTKTGATLVQPLPLSKRRYLANYLGRAQGKVGRLQLIKLSKQFPDKLESPDLKFSGPDKLGRIEYFEHLRNAKFCLAPRGESSWSLRSYESYFVECVPVILSDQVELPFQNVIDYSQISIKWPSTQIGPQLLDYLESIPDEDIERMIARGRQLRCLLVYALEGESCSALHGIMWELQRKVREFHQSAETFWLHNGSIVNRNLVEFSNWKLPMLLP, from the exons ATGGGAAGCATAGGCAACAAAGGCAGACCATTGGCGTCGCACCAGGCCCCTCTCTGCACACGCACCCATCAGATCGGATCCCTCCTCCTAGTCGTTACCACCTTCTTCATCACACGCCTCCTCGACGGCTCCTCCCCCCCCTGCCCTTACATCTCCGCCAATCTCATCCCGACACCGCAGAGCCACGTCGGTCTCACCCCCGGTGGTTCCCTCTCATGGCCCGAGCGAGGCTACGGGTCCCACCTCTCCCTCAAAATCTACGTCTACGACGAGGACGAGATCGACGGTCTCAAGCCGCTTATGTACGGCCGGGACGGCCGGATCACCGCCGAGGCTTGCTCGAAGGGCCAATGGGGCACTCAG GTTAAAATACACAAGCTGCTTCTGAAGTCGAGGTACAGGacgagaaagaaagaggaagcgGACCTGTTCTTTGTGCCGGCGTACGTTAAATGTGTTCGGATGATGGGTGGTCTTAATGATGAAGAGATTAACCAGACCTATGTGAAG GTCATAAGTCAAATGCCGTATTTCAGGCGGTCTGGAGGCCGTGatcacatttttgtttttccgag TGGTATTGGAGCTCACTTATTTAGATCATGGGCAACTTTCATAAATCGTTCCATTATTTTGACCCCCGAG GGGGATCGGACTGATAAGAAAGACACAAGTTCTTTTAATACGTGGAAAGATATTATAATTCCTGGCAATGTTGATGATAGAATGACTAAAACTGGGGCTACCCTCGTCCAGCCTTTGCCTCTATCAAAGCGGAGGTATTTGGCAAACTACTTAGGTCGTGCGCAAGGAAAGGTTGGCCGTCTTCAGTTGATAAAGCTTTCCAAGCAATTTCCAGACAAG TTGGAATCTCCAGATCTGAAGTTCAGTGGCCCTGACAAATTGGGAAGGATAGAGTATTTCGAACACCTTCGCAATGCCAAGTTCTGCCTTGCTCCTCGTGGGGAGTCATCTTGGTCTCTTCGATCTTACGAGTCTTACTTTGTg GAGTGTGTCCCAGTGATATTATCGGATCAAGTAGAATTGCCTTTCCAGAATGTCATTGACTACAGCCAGATATCAATAAAATGGCCATCCACTCAGATTGGTCCCCAACTTTTGGACTACCTAGAATCTATACCAG ATGAAGATATAGAAAGGATGATTGCCCGTGGTAGACAACTGAGATGCCTATTGGTTTATGCCCTTGAAGGAGAGTCATGTTCAGCACTGCATGGAATTATGTGGGAACTTCAGAGGAAAGTTAGGGAATTTCACCAGTCAGCCGAGACGTTTTGGCTGCACAATGGATCTATTGTAAATAGAAACTTGGTTGAATTTTCCAACTGGAAACTTCCCATGCTTTTGCCTTGA
- the LOC132185836 gene encoding pentatricopeptide repeat-containing protein At3g21470: MVGTSLVDMYAKCGNVVDSRKLFDYMPERNVVTLNAMIGGYLRNKDTRSASILFEKMSVRNGVTWIEMIGGFAKGGDTITARQLFNRVPLELRNVVTWTVMVDGYTGNGEMEAAREFFEEMPQRNFFAWSSMISGYCKKGDVKEAKAIFDQIPVRNLVNWNSLISGYAQNGFCEEALEAFREMLAEGFEPDEVSIVSVLSACSQVGLLDAGKEIHCMIHRKGLRFNVFVLNGLVDMYAKCGDLAVARLVFERISDKSTTCWNAMISGYATHGQCKEAIEFFGRMENSNKVPDDITFLSVLSACAHGGFVDEGIEIFSKMEKYGLQASIKHYGCLVDLLGRVGRLKEAYDLIKRMPMKPNDTVWTAMLGACRVHLDMEMTEEIVKEGTRNLNMVTANDSLYVLLSHIYAASDSWEKAERMRMFMVNQGLQKVPGCSSVMTR, translated from the coding sequence ATGGTTGGGACCTCATTGGTTGATATGTATGCTAAGTGTGGCAATGTCGTTGATTCGCGTAAATTGTTTGATTATATGCCTGAGAGAAATGTTGTGACATTGAATGCTATGATCGGGGGGTACTTGAGGAATAAAGATACAAGATCCGCGtctattttgtttgaaaagatGTCGGTACGAAATGGGGTGACTTGGATTGAAATGATTGGTGGGTTTGCAAAGGGTGGAGATACCATTACTGCCAGGCAATTGTTCAACAGGGTTCCTCTAGAGTTGAGGAATGTGGTCACTTGGACTGTGATGGTTGATGGGTACACCGGCAATGGGGAGATGGAGGCTGCAAGGGAGTTTTTTGAAGAGATGCCACAGCGGAATTTCTTTGCTTGGTCATCGATGATTTCTGGGTACTGCAAGAAGGGTGATGTCAAGGAGGCCAAGGCCATTTTTGACCAAATTCCAGTCCGGAATCTCGTGAATTGGAATTCATTGATATCCGGGTACGCGCAGAATGGATTTTGTGAGGAAGCTCTGGAAGCATTTCGTGAAATGCTAGCTGAAGGATTTGAGCCTGATGAAGTCTCTATTGTGAGTGTTCTATCTGCTTGTTCTCAGGTGGGGCTATTGGATGCTGGTAAAGAAATACACTGTATGATACATCGCAAGGGGTTAAGGTTCAATGTGTTCGTTTTAAATGGATTGGTCGACATGTATGCAAAATGTGGGGATTTAGCCGTTGCGAGGTTGGTATTTGAAAGGATTTCTGACAAGAGCACTACCTGTTGGAATGCTATGATCTCAGGTTATGCTACTCATGGACAATGCAAAGAGGCTATTGAGTTTTTTGGCAGAATGGAAAATTCAAACAAAGTGCCTGATGATATAACCTTTCTTTCTGTTCTCTCAGCATGTGCACATGGAGGGTTTGTGGATGAAGGTATAGAAATATTCTCCAAGATGGAGAAGTATGGGTTGCAAGCAAGCATCAAGCACTATGGGTGCTTAGTTGACCTTTTGGGGCGAGTGGGGAGATTGAAAGAAGCTTATGATTTGATCAAGAGAATGCCAATGAAACCCAATGACACAGTTTGGACAGCTATGCTGGGAGCCTGTCGGGTTCATCTGGACATGGAGATGACAGAAGAGATTGTGAAAGAGGGCACACGAAATTTGAACATGGTCACTGCTAACGATTCGCTCTACGTTCTTCTGTCACATATTTATGCTGCTTCAGACAGCTGGGAGAAGGCTGAAAGGATGAGGATGTTCATGGTTAATCAAGGGTTACAAAAGGTACCGGGCTGCAGTTCCGTAATGACTAGATAA
- the LOC132185837 gene encoding psbP domain-containing protein 4, chloroplastic, with protein MGTTLFTSCSFSWRFHRQIIPSNHLLAQSSLESGISRAKVTADSGESGLVGGEIEKCSGLMKRRSILVSGVSLISSAVLGSPREGLAVVKQGLLAGRIPGLSEPDEQGWRTYRRPDEKSGGHGVGWSPIIPYAFSVPQDWEEVPVSIADLGGTEIDLRFGSSKEGRLSVIVAPVLRFADDLGDNATIERIGPPEKVINAFGPEVIGENVEGKVISMNVAEHLGRTYYQFELEPPHALITATAAGNRLYLFNVTASGLQWKRHYNDLKRIAESFRVI; from the exons ATGGGAACAACCTTATTTACTAGTTGTAGCTTTTCTTGGAGATTCCACCGGCAGATAATTCCTTCTAATCATTTGCTTGCTCAGTCTTCACTGGAAAGTGGGATTTCTAGAGCAAAAGTTACGGCTGATTCAGGAGAGAGCGGATTGGTTGGTGGAGAAATTGAGAAATGCTCTGGGTTGATGAAGAGGAGGTCAATTCTGGTTTCTGGGGTTTCTTTGATCTCGTCAGCAGTTTTGGGTTCTCCAAGAGAGGGGTTGGCTGTGGTCAAACAAGGTCTTCTAGCTGGGAGGATACCTGGTCTATCTGAACCAGATGAACAAG GTTGGAGGACATACCGCAGGCCAGATGAGAAGTCTGGAGGGCATGGTGTTGGATGGAGTCCTATCATCCCTTACGCATTTTCTGTCCCTCAGGACTGGGAAGAG GTTCCAGTATCAATAGCAGATCTAGGTGGCACAGAAATTGATTTGAGATTTGGTAGCTCTAAGGAAGGACGTCTATCTGTAATTGTCGCACCGGTTCTCAGATTTGCAGATG ATCTTGGTGATAATGCTACAATTGAACGAATTGGACCTCCAGAAAAAGTGATTAATGCATTTGGCCCAGAAGTGATTGGGGAAAATGTAGAAGGAAAGGTTATAAGTATGAATGTAGCAGAACACTTGGGGAGAACGTATTACCAGTTTGAATTAGAGCCACCTCACGCTCTTATCACAGCAACTGCAGCCGGAAATCGCCTCTACTTGTTTAATGTAACTGCAAGTG GTCTTCAGTGGAAAAGGCACTACAACGATTTAAAAAGGATAGCAGAGTCCTTTCGtgttatataa
- the LOC132184561 gene encoding pentatricopeptide repeat-containing protein At2g29760, chloroplastic-like, translating into MADTQKAMDLRMLRLLQNCKTMRELKQTHLQVLMNGLSGSDLVLPKLIALASELVSLDYAVRVFRNSQHPNVISYNTMIKCFIRKTHQGALRIYHQMKAFTIAPNSFTFTFLLRCLEPFEALEDGRAVHGDIVKLGFGSSVFVQNTLLDFYAKCGRNLDLARRVFEEMHERDVVSWNSMIGAFLAHGEIEYAIGLFDSMPERNIVTWNSVVSGLSKARSMELAHSVFDRMPEKNEVSWNLMISGYVRLGDVESAQCIFDQMSERTVVSWTAMISGYTMNGDLESARNIFCQMPVKNTVSWNAMIAGYVHNHDFDQALNVFHQMLIDGKCRPDQTTLVSILSACSHLGSLEHGKWIDSYIKRNKFELSLSLGNALIDVFAKCGDVQNAKAVFDKMAKRCVITWTTMISGLAVNGQCKEALALFDRMHEERIKPDDVLFIAVLSACTHGGLVEEGRRVFDRMVQEFDMVPRIEHYGCVVDLLGRAGRLEEAVRFIEGMHLEPNAVIWATLLGSCKIHGNRGMLESVTRKIMELEPSNPSYLMLISNLSASIGQWRDALISRVAMRQQGMEKVPGCSSIQVGDKVHEFLAKDTSHEQRKEIYWVLNCLNGHLKAVLDGSQENLMVHCTKNSRFPVDGLDSMRYEKAEN; encoded by the coding sequence ATGGCCGATACCCAGAAAGCAATGGACCTGAGAATGCTGAGACTCTTGCAAAACTGTAAAACTATGAGAGAACTGAAGCAAACCCACCTTCAGGTTCTCATGAATGGCCTTAGCGGTAGCGATTTGGTACTACCTAAGCTTATTGCTCTTGCCTCGGAGCTTGTTTCCCTTGACTACGCGGTTCGTGTATTTCGAAATTCTCAGCACCCAAATGTGATTTCCTATAATACTATGATCAAATGCTTTATTCGAAAGACCCATCAAGGCGCATTGCGTATTTACCATCAAATGAAGGCGTTCACGATTGCACCGAATAGTTTCACCTTTACGTTTCTTTTGAGGTGTTTGGAGCCGTTTGAAGCTCTAGAAGATGGTAGAGCGGTTCATGGTGATATTGTGAAGCTAGGATTTGGTTCAAGTGTCTTTGTTCAGAATACCCTTTTGGATTTCTATGCCAAATGTGGTCGGAATTTGGATTTGGCTCGTCGGGTGTTTGAGGAAATGCATGAGAGAGATGTTGTTTCATGGAATTCAATGATTGGTGCGTTCTTGGCTCATGGGGAGATAGAATATGCTATTGGATTGTTTGATTCGATGCCTGAGAGGAACATTGTGACATGGAATTCTGTTGTTTCTGGGCTTTCTAAGGCCAGAAGTATGGAATTGGCTCATTCAGTCTTTGATAGGATGCCTGAAAAAAATGAGGTTTCCTGGAATTTGATGATTTCCGGCTATGTACGGTTGGGTGATGTCGAATCTGCACAGTGTATTTTTGATCAGATGTCAGAAAGAACTGTAGTTTCTTGGACGGCTATGATATCCGGGTACACTATGAATGGTGATCTAGAATCTGCAAGAAACATTTTTTGTCAGATGCCAGTTAAGAATACTGTCTCTTGGAACGCTATGATTGCTGGTTATGTACATAATCATGATTTTGATCAAGCTCTTAATGTGTTTCATCAGATGTTAATTGATGGTAAGTGCAGGCCTGATCAGACAACTTTGGTCAGTATACTCTCGGCCTGTTCTCACTTGGGGTCTCTTGAACATGGGAAATGGATTGATTCTTATATTAAGAGAAACAAGTTTGAATTGTCTCTTTCTTTAGGCAATGCTCTGATAGACGTCTTTGCAAAGTGTGGAGATGTACAAAACGCAAAAGCAGTTTTTGATAAGATGGCTAAAAGATGTGTTATTACATGGACAACAATGATTTCAGGTCTAGCTGTTAATGGTCAGTGTAAAGAAGCACTAGCTCTCTTCGATAGGATGCATGAAGAAAGAATTAAGCCAGATGATGTCCTTTTCATTGCTGTTCTGTCAGCTTGCACTCATGGAGGGTTGgtggaagaaggaagaagggtATTTGACCGGATGGTTCAGGAGTTTGACATGGTACCCCGAATTGAGCATTATGGTTGCGTGGTTGATCTTCTGGGCCGTGCAGGGAGGTTGGAAGAAGCAGTAAGATTCATTGAAGGCATGCATTTGGAGCCAAATGCTGTCATTTGGGCCACTCTACTAGGTTCGTGTAAGATTCATGGGAACAGGGGTATGTTAGAGTCTGTAACCAGAAAGATTATGGAGCTGGAACCTTCAAATCCTAGCTATCTAATGCTAATTTCGAATTTGAGCGCATCAATTGGACAGTGGAGAGATGCTTTGATCTCTCGGGTAGCAATGAGACAGCAAGGCATGGAAAAAGTTCCTGGTTGTAGCTCAATCCAAGTAGGGGATAAGGTCCATGAGTTTCTAGCCAAGGATACAAGCCATGAGCAAAGAAAGGAAATCTATTgggttttaaattgtttaaatgGACACTTGAAAGCAGTACTTGATGGATCACAGGAAAATCTCATGGTTCATTGCACTAAGAACAGTCGCTTCCCTGTGGATGGTTTGGATAGTATGCGCTATGAGAAAGCTGAGAATTAA
- the LOC132183964 gene encoding bidirectional sugar transporter SWEET1-like, with product MYIAHFLFGIFGNATAMFLFLAPMITFKRFIWHKSTEQFSGVPYLMTLLSCLLFGWYGLPFVSPHNRLVSTISGSTGAAIEFTYVVIFIIYTPKKEKAKILGILTFVLTVFSIVALVSLFALHGDTRKLFCGIAATIFTIIMYTSPLLIVGTVTRTKSVEFMPFFLSLFVFLSGTSWLIFGLLGHDPFVAVSNGFGCGLGAMQLMLYFIYRDNKKSTTPEESVEMGLPKPHHVHQERHD from the exons ATGTATATTGCGCATTTCTTGTTCGGAATCTTTG GAAACGCTACTGCCATGTTCCTCTTCCTGGCCCCAAT GATTACTTTTAAGAGGTTCATATGGCACAAGTCCACAGAACAGTTTTCCGGCGTTCCATACCTGATGACCTTGCTCAGCTGCCTCCTTTTCGGATG GTATGGGCTTCCATTTGTGTCCCCACACAACCGTTTAGTATCAACAATCAGTGGCAGTACTGGAGCAGCAATCGAGTTCACATACGTCGTGATATTCATCATATATACGCCAAAGAAAGAGAAGGCTAAGATTTTGGGGATCCTGACGTTTGTGCTCACTGTGTTCTCCATCGTGGCCTTAGTGTCTCTCTTTGCCCTACATGGCGACACTAGGAAACTCTTTTGTGGCATTGCTGCTACCATATTCACCAT AATCATGTATACCTCACCTCTATTAATTGTG GGGACAGTGACTAGAACCAAGAGTGTGGAATTCATGCCATTCTTCCTGTCCCTGTTTGTGTTCTTGTCCGGCACTTCCTGGCTTATCTTTGGTCTCCTCGGTCATGACCCTTTTGTTGCT gTGTCCAATGGATTCGGGTGCGGCCTGGGGGCCATGCAACTGATGTTGTATTTCATCTACCGTGACAACAAGAAATCCACTACTCCTGAAGAATCTGTGGAGATGGGTCTTCCTAAGCCTCATCACGTACACCAAGAGAGGCACGACTAG